The following are encoded together in the Pungitius pungitius chromosome 7, fPunPun2.1, whole genome shotgun sequence genome:
- the tmem59l gene encoding transmembrane protein 59-like isoform X2, which translates to MLRLGGRMCAFSALVPVLLAGLAAAASSDLFDNQLGDINYCKRQCQLSVKNKSPAKDSIMNACHRGCRLYSICQFVNGNAGFNTTREECQGACQEAYIKLLEQEACCTGCASQPSEPELKRRRLRAMTLRPKTPSVMEAVSSWCNDIVSSAQSFISSTWTFYLQADDGKVVVFQSQPEMEYSLPELQAPRSNVADKPWPQVHSHTQRPHGVRGHGDRGASKAAGAKGRRPVQRADDPVAEHDFLGCMSRRSGLPRWILAACLFLSIMVMLWLSCASLVTAPEQHVKTQLSINGDKEFLDNVHKVNPYPLSPVMAVSTKQPEESEEAGPLPVKVDLNRTCV; encoded by the exons ATGCTGCGGCTCGGCGGCAGGATGTGCGCCTTCTCGGCCCTCGTCCCGGTGCTTCTCGCCGGACTCGCGGCGGCGGCGTCTTCGGATCTCTTCGACAACCAACTGGGCGACATCAATTACTGCAAAAGGCAATGCCAGCTCAGCGTCAAAAACAAAAGCCCCGCTAAA GACTCCATAATGAACGCCTGTCACCGCGGCTGTCGCCTCTACTCCATCTGCCAGTTCGTCAATGGCAACGCCGGCTTCAATACCACCAGGGAGGAGTGTCAGGGAG cCTGCCAGGAGGCGTACATTAagctgctggagcaggaggCCTGCTGCACCGGCTGTGCCAGCCAACCCTCTGAACCTGAGctcaagaggaggagg CTCAGGGCCATGACTCTCCGCCCCAAGACCCCCTCTGTGATGGAGGCCGTGTCCAGTTGGTGCAACGACATCGTCAGCTCCGCCCAGagcttcatctcctccacctggacCTTCTACCTGCAGGCTGATGATGGCAAGGTGGTGGTTTTTCAG agccaACCGGAGATGGAGTACTCGCTGCCCGAGCTGCAGGCCCCTCGGTCCAACGTGGCGGACAAACCCTGGCCCCAGGTCCACTCTCACACCCAGAGACCCCACG GTGTGAGGGGACACGGCGACAGGGGGGCCTCCAAAGCGGCCGGGGCTAAAGGGAGGCGACCCGTCCAGCGCGCCGACGACCCCGTGGCCGAGCACGACTTCCTCGGCTGCATGTCGAG ACGCTCCGGGCTCCCGCGGTGGATTTTGGCGGCGTGTCTCTTCCTGTCCATCATGGTCATGCTGTGGCTCAGCTGCGCCAGCCTCGTCACCGCACCAGAGCAGCACGTCAAGACGCAG CTGAGCATCAACGGGGACAAAGAGTTCCTGGATAATGTCCACAAGGTGAACCCGTACCCCCTGAGTCCCGTGATGGCCgtgtccaccaagcagccggaggagagcgaggaggcgGGGCCGCTGCCGGTGAAGGTTGACCTCAACAGGACCTGCGTTTAG
- the tmem59l gene encoding transmembrane protein 59-like isoform X1, whose translation MLRLGGRMCAFSALVPVLLAGLAAAASSDLFDNQLGDINYCKRQCQLSVKNKSPAKDSIMNACHRGCRLYSICQFVNGNAGFNTTREECQGACQEAYIKLLEQEACCTGCASQPSEPELKRRRLRAMTLRPKTPSVMEAVSSWCNDIVSSAQSFISSTWTFYLQADDGKVVVFQSQPEMEYSLPELQAPRSNVADKPWPQVHSHTQRPHAGVRGHGDRGASKAAGAKGRRPVQRADDPVAEHDFLGCMSRRSGLPRWILAACLFLSIMVMLWLSCASLVTAPEQHVKTQLSINGDKEFLDNVHKVNPYPLSPVMAVSTKQPEESEEAGPLPVKVDLNRTCV comes from the exons ATGCTGCGGCTCGGCGGCAGGATGTGCGCCTTCTCGGCCCTCGTCCCGGTGCTTCTCGCCGGACTCGCGGCGGCGGCGTCTTCGGATCTCTTCGACAACCAACTGGGCGACATCAATTACTGCAAAAGGCAATGCCAGCTCAGCGTCAAAAACAAAAGCCCCGCTAAA GACTCCATAATGAACGCCTGTCACCGCGGCTGTCGCCTCTACTCCATCTGCCAGTTCGTCAATGGCAACGCCGGCTTCAATACCACCAGGGAGGAGTGTCAGGGAG cCTGCCAGGAGGCGTACATTAagctgctggagcaggaggCCTGCTGCACCGGCTGTGCCAGCCAACCCTCTGAACCTGAGctcaagaggaggagg CTCAGGGCCATGACTCTCCGCCCCAAGACCCCCTCTGTGATGGAGGCCGTGTCCAGTTGGTGCAACGACATCGTCAGCTCCGCCCAGagcttcatctcctccacctggacCTTCTACCTGCAGGCTGATGATGGCAAGGTGGTGGTTTTTCAG agccaACCGGAGATGGAGTACTCGCTGCCCGAGCTGCAGGCCCCTCGGTCCAACGTGGCGGACAAACCCTGGCCCCAGGTCCACTCTCACACCCAGAGACCCCACG CAGGTGTGAGGGGACACGGCGACAGGGGGGCCTCCAAAGCGGCCGGGGCTAAAGGGAGGCGACCCGTCCAGCGCGCCGACGACCCCGTGGCCGAGCACGACTTCCTCGGCTGCATGTCGAG ACGCTCCGGGCTCCCGCGGTGGATTTTGGCGGCGTGTCTCTTCCTGTCCATCATGGTCATGCTGTGGCTCAGCTGCGCCAGCCTCGTCACCGCACCAGAGCAGCACGTCAAGACGCAG CTGAGCATCAACGGGGACAAAGAGTTCCTGGATAATGTCCACAAGGTGAACCCGTACCCCCTGAGTCCCGTGATGGCCgtgtccaccaagcagccggaggagagcgaggaggcgGGGCCGCTGCCGGTGAAGGTTGACCTCAACAGGACCTGCGTTTAG